The following coding sequences are from one Desulfosoma caldarium window:
- a CDS encoding amino acid ABC transporter ATP-binding protein translates to MTNTALHQPPADTAPMLEMIDVHKWFGEFHVLRGINLTVHAKERIVICGPSGSGKSTLIRCINRLEEHQRGRIIVNGIELTHNIKNIEKIRSEVGMVFQHFNLFPHLTVLDNLTLGPIWVRKIPRKQAEEMAMYYLEKVHIADQARKYPGQLSGGQQQRVAIARSLCMNPKVMLFDEPTSALDPEMIKEVLDVMIELAQEGMTMLVVTHEMGFARSVAHRVLFMDGGRVVEENTPEEFFSNPKHERTRLFLSQILH, encoded by the coding sequence ATGACAAACACAGCACTTCACCAGCCGCCGGCCGACACCGCTCCCATGCTGGAAATGATCGATGTGCACAAGTGGTTCGGCGAATTTCACGTCCTTCGCGGTATCAACCTCACCGTGCACGCCAAGGAACGAATCGTCATCTGCGGCCCGTCAGGCTCCGGCAAATCGACCCTCATTCGATGCATCAACCGATTGGAAGAACATCAAAGGGGTCGCATCATCGTGAATGGCATCGAACTGACCCACAATATCAAGAACATTGAAAAAATCCGCTCCGAAGTGGGCATGGTCTTTCAGCACTTTAATCTGTTTCCACACCTGACCGTGCTGGACAACCTCACCCTAGGCCCCATATGGGTACGCAAGATTCCGCGAAAACAGGCGGAAGAAATGGCCATGTATTACCTGGAAAAAGTCCATATCGCCGATCAGGCGCGCAAGTATCCGGGGCAGCTTTCCGGAGGTCAGCAACAACGGGTGGCCATCGCTCGAAGCCTGTGCATGAACCCCAAGGTTATGCTCTTTGATGAACCCACTTCAGCCCTGGATCCTGAAATGATCAAAGAAGTCCTGGACGTCATGATCGAACTGGCCCAGGAAGGCATGACCATGCTTGTGGTCACCCATGAAATGGGCTTCGCTCGAAGTGTGGCCCATCGGGTTCTGTTCATGGACGGAGGGCGCGTGGTGGAGGAAAATACTCCCGAAGAATTTTTCTCCAATCCCAAGCACGAGCGCACCCGTCTGTTTCTCAGCCAGATCCTTCACTGA
- a CDS encoding competence/damage-inducible protein A codes for MGHEKRWCQPAVITVGQEVLYGERPNDNLLWLLRAFESFGIPAAVAMVLPDDEVAIGKHLAFLVSQGYRPIFVSGGIGGTHDDRTRQGIALALQRPLVRHEECFALLARRYGTRFTEQRQRMAWLPQGAQLMANPLGAPGFFVDPVYAFPGFPQMLHPMAQKVLEDLLRMEAPPERRVLELTLKIPEGDIAEEVESFAARHPSVEIGLYPSITPEGPTVCVRCRGSMNAASDWNAVHAFLKKLEASHPVVEPLHEVPPPSPQLV; via the coding sequence ATGGGCCATGAAAAACGATGGTGCCAACCCGCCGTGATCACCGTGGGCCAGGAAGTGCTCTATGGAGAAAGGCCCAATGACAACCTCCTCTGGCTTCTTCGAGCCTTTGAAAGCTTCGGGATTCCGGCTGCCGTGGCCATGGTGCTGCCCGACGATGAGGTGGCCATCGGAAAGCACCTGGCCTTTCTTGTGAGTCAAGGGTACCGGCCCATTTTTGTTTCCGGAGGCATAGGAGGCACCCACGACGATCGCACACGCCAAGGCATCGCCCTGGCCTTGCAACGCCCGTTGGTACGGCACGAGGAATGCTTTGCCCTGCTGGCTCGCCGGTACGGCACCCGTTTCACCGAGCAACGCCAAAGAATGGCTTGGCTTCCTCAAGGAGCGCAGCTCATGGCCAATCCCCTTGGAGCCCCCGGATTTTTCGTGGATCCCGTGTATGCCTTTCCGGGATTTCCTCAAATGCTTCATCCTATGGCCCAGAAAGTGCTCGAAGATCTGCTGCGCATGGAAGCTCCACCGGAAAGGCGAGTCCTGGAACTGACCTTGAAAATTCCCGAAGGTGACATTGCGGAAGAGGTGGAATCGTTCGCCGCACGGCACCCCTCCGTGGAAATCGGCCTCTACCCCAGCATCACTCCTGAAGGGCCTACGGTGTGTGTGCGATGCCGAGGCTCCATGAACGCGGCATCAGACTGGAATGCCGTGCACGCGTTCCTCAAAAAGCTTGAAGCCTCTCACCCCGTTGTGGAACCCCTACACGAGGTGCCGCCGCCATCCCCGCAGCTAGTCTAA
- a CDS encoding carbohydrate kinase family protein produces MAWNGYSKPVKASAQPLKEPQDAFWDVFGLGQCSLDYLGIIDRFPQADSKCEFRGLTMQGGGPVATALVALNRWGKRCLLCGVVGDDPFGEAILQSLHNEGVHTDGVQVRTEGASQFAFIAAEPATARRTIFWRRPTGAPLRPDEVPWQEVRRSRVILTDGFFMDAALALARKARAWNIPVVVDAGSLRDGMLDLARWSDHFIASEVFARSLMGTEDSEGACRKLASLGPEVVGVTLGARGSVFYYRGRLAFQEAYAVDVVDTTGCGDVFHGAYVYGLLEGWPVHERFRRASWAAAQVARRLGGRAGIPASLQGPIP; encoded by the coding sequence GTGGCCTGGAATGGATACTCGAAACCCGTCAAGGCTTCGGCGCAGCCTTTGAAAGAACCCCAAGACGCGTTCTGGGATGTGTTCGGGTTGGGCCAATGTTCCTTGGATTACCTTGGGATCATCGACCGATTTCCTCAAGCGGACAGCAAGTGTGAATTTCGAGGCTTGACCATGCAGGGAGGCGGCCCTGTCGCCACGGCGCTGGTGGCCCTAAACCGCTGGGGAAAACGCTGCCTTCTGTGCGGCGTGGTGGGAGACGACCCTTTCGGCGAAGCCATTCTTCAGTCGCTCCACAACGAAGGGGTTCATACGGACGGCGTGCAGGTGCGCACCGAAGGCGCATCCCAATTTGCCTTTATTGCCGCGGAACCCGCCACGGCACGGCGCACCATCTTTTGGCGGCGTCCGACGGGAGCGCCCCTGCGCCCGGATGAGGTGCCTTGGCAGGAGGTCCGTCGAAGCCGAGTGATTCTCACCGACGGCTTTTTCATGGACGCGGCCCTGGCGCTGGCTCGAAAGGCCCGAGCTTGGAACATTCCCGTGGTCGTGGATGCAGGATCCCTTCGCGACGGCATGCTGGATCTGGCGCGATGGAGCGATCATTTCATTGCGTCGGAGGTTTTTGCCCGAAGCCTTATGGGGACCGAGGATTCGGAAGGGGCGTGCCGAAAACTGGCCAGTCTTGGACCCGAGGTGGTGGGGGTCACCCTGGGCGCGCGAGGAAGCGTCTTTTACTACCGAGGCCGGTTGGCCTTTCAGGAAGCCTATGCCGTGGATGTTGTGGACACCACGGGATGCGGCGATGTCTTTCACGGAGCCTACGTCTACGGACTGCTAGAAGGATGGCCCGTTCATGAGCGTTTTCGGCGCGCCTCGTGGGCGGCGGCTCAGGTAGCCCGCCGCCTGGGAGGCCGTGCAGGCATTCCCGCCTCGCTTCAGGGACCCATACCGTAA
- a CDS encoding amino acid ABC transporter permease, translating into MDSSQTVASRPFHPKEPFWLDPRFRALLFQALVLGAVALLAWYLMANTIANLQRQKIATGFAFLEKEAAFEIGESVISYSAADTYARALFVGALNTVKVAAIGIGLTVVLGTFIGIARLSSNWLIARLAAVYIEVMQDVPVLLQLFFWYALFYEMLPGPRQALNPMIGVYVCNRGLIVPSLNPHPAWRWMILAFTAAMVASWLLRAWARRRQDRTGRPFPVFRTSLVLVLGAPLVTWWAFGFPRAVTLPELQGFNFVGGKTLSPEFSALLLGLVLYTAAFVAEIVRAGIQAVGKGQREAAMSLGLRPAQVLRLVILPQALRVIIPPLTSQMLNLTKNSSLAVAIGYPDFVSVANTTINQTGQSIEGVALIMAVYLFFSLSTSAFMNWYNKKARLVER; encoded by the coding sequence TTGGATTCGTCCCAAACGGTGGCGTCTCGACCCTTCCATCCCAAGGAACCTTTTTGGCTCGATCCTAGATTTCGTGCCCTGCTTTTTCAAGCCTTGGTCCTGGGTGCCGTAGCTCTTCTGGCCTGGTATCTCATGGCCAACACCATAGCCAATCTGCAGCGTCAAAAAATCGCTACGGGCTTTGCTTTTCTTGAAAAAGAAGCGGCCTTTGAAATCGGCGAATCCGTTATCAGCTACAGTGCCGCGGACACTTATGCGCGAGCCCTTTTCGTGGGGGCTTTAAACACGGTCAAAGTGGCCGCCATCGGCATTGGCCTCACCGTGGTCCTGGGCACCTTCATCGGCATAGCACGCCTTTCATCCAACTGGCTCATTGCGCGCCTTGCGGCCGTCTACATCGAGGTGATGCAGGATGTTCCCGTGCTTCTGCAGCTGTTTTTTTGGTACGCGCTCTTTTACGAAATGCTTCCGGGACCGCGCCAGGCTCTGAACCCCATGATCGGTGTCTATGTGTGCAATCGAGGACTCATTGTGCCGTCCTTGAATCCACATCCGGCATGGCGTTGGATGATCCTTGCGTTCACCGCAGCCATGGTGGCCTCATGGCTTTTGCGGGCGTGGGCCCGGCGCCGCCAGGACCGCACCGGTCGCCCATTTCCCGTCTTTCGCACCTCTTTGGTGCTTGTCCTGGGGGCGCCGCTCGTAACCTGGTGGGCTTTCGGCTTTCCCCGCGCCGTAACTCTGCCGGAACTTCAAGGGTTCAATTTCGTCGGCGGCAAGACCCTTAGCCCGGAATTTTCCGCTCTTTTGCTGGGCTTGGTCCTTTACACGGCCGCTTTTGTGGCGGAAATCGTCCGAGCTGGCATTCAGGCCGTAGGCAAAGGCCAGCGCGAAGCCGCCATGTCTTTGGGGCTCAGGCCGGCCCAGGTGCTTCGACTGGTCATTTTGCCGCAAGCCCTACGGGTTATCATTCCTCCCCTCACGAGCCAAATGCTCAATTTGACCAAGAACAGTTCCTTGGCCGTGGCCATTGGATACCCGGACTTTGTTTCCGTGGCCAACACCACCATCAACCAGACCGGGCAATCCATAGAAGGGGTGGCCTTGATCATGGCGGTCTATCTCTTCTTCAGTCTGTCCACTTCCGCCTTTATGAATTGGTACAACAAAAAGGCTAGACTAGTAGAACGATGA
- a CDS encoding amino acid ABC transporter permease codes for MSGFERTMSPRPSQTPDDLKPPVTTVGPLGWLRKNLFNTPLNAVLTGLTLFFLWKTVLPFFRWAFVDAVWVGPSNLCRQSEGACWSVISQNIRFILFGFYPYDQQWRPITAMLLLLGLVFFSRDRKFWTKTLACAWIVGLGAMGTLMAGGLFGLPPVESTQWGGLPLTLLLAVFGLTAAYPLGVLLALGRQSRLPAVKLLCVVYIELIRGVPLISLLFMASIIFPLFLPAGITINKILRAQVAIILFTAAYIAEVVRGGLQAIPKGQYEAAESLGLNYYLTMRLVVLPQALKIVIPPTVSILISAFKDTSLVVIIALYDVLKTTQTVLSNPEWMGFSREAYLFLAILYFAGCFSMSHAGRRLERQLSTNRQEGG; via the coding sequence ATGAGCGGCTTTGAACGAACCATGTCCCCACGCCCCTCGCAAACACCGGATGACCTCAAGCCGCCCGTGACCACGGTGGGACCCCTGGGATGGCTGAGAAAAAATCTTTTTAACACCCCGTTAAATGCCGTCCTGACAGGCCTTACCCTCTTTTTTCTATGGAAAACCGTTCTGCCCTTCTTTCGATGGGCTTTTGTCGATGCCGTGTGGGTCGGCCCTTCCAACCTGTGCCGGCAATCGGAAGGGGCGTGCTGGTCGGTGATCAGCCAAAATATCCGGTTCATTCTGTTTGGTTTCTATCCCTATGATCAACAATGGCGGCCCATCACGGCCATGCTCTTGTTGTTAGGCCTCGTGTTTTTTTCCAGAGACCGCAAGTTCTGGACTAAAACCTTGGCCTGTGCCTGGATCGTGGGTTTAGGGGCCATGGGCACGCTGATGGCGGGAGGCCTCTTTGGGCTCCCCCCCGTGGAAAGCACACAATGGGGGGGGCTTCCTCTGACCCTTCTTCTCGCCGTCTTCGGTCTTACGGCGGCCTACCCGCTGGGTGTCCTTTTGGCTTTGGGACGCCAGTCCCGCCTTCCCGCCGTAAAGCTGCTCTGTGTCGTCTATATTGAACTGATTCGAGGCGTGCCCCTCATTAGTTTGCTTTTCATGGCCTCCATCATCTTTCCCCTATTTCTCCCCGCCGGCATCACGATTAACAAGATCCTGCGGGCTCAGGTTGCCATCATTCTGTTTACCGCGGCCTACATTGCGGAAGTGGTGCGCGGCGGACTTCAAGCCATACCCAAAGGGCAGTATGAAGCGGCCGAATCCTTGGGGCTCAACTACTATCTCACCATGCGCCTCGTGGTACTTCCCCAGGCTCTAAAAATCGTGATTCCACCGACCGTGAGCATTCTGATCTCCGCCTTCAAGGATACCTCTCTGGTGGTCATCATCGCGCTCTACGATGTACTGAAGACAACCCAAACCGTGTTGTCCAACCCGGAATGGATGGGCTTTAGCCGAGAAGCCTATCTGTTCCTCGCCATACTCTATTTCGCGGGTTGCTTCTCCATGTCCCATGCAGGTCGCCGACTGGAAAGGCAGCTTTCCACGAACCGTCAGGAGGGTGGCTGA